Genomic DNA from Kiritimatiellia bacterium:
CCGGTGCTGAACTTCTTCTTCACCGAGTCACGCCTGAAACATCCCCCCGGCCCCGACGTCGTGGTCACGCCGCGCGCCAAGCGGATCGGCGGGGCGATCCTGGCCGTCATCGTCCTGGCCCTGCTCGAGTTCGTGGCGCGGCGGCGCATGAAGGTGGAGATGACGATCGGCGAGTACGATCCCTATCTCCAGAACGCCCTCGCGCCCGGCACGAACCTGCACGTGAACGGCCTCGGCTTCCGCGGCGAGGAGATCGTCCCGGAGAAGGAACTTGGCGCGCTGCGGATCTTCTACCTCGGCGGCTCGACGTTCCTCGGCGCGAGCGTGACGTTCGAGGAAACCCACCCGCGCCTCTTGGAAAAGCGGCTGCGCCAGCAATTCCCGGGCCGGCGGATCGAGGTCCAGAACGCCGCCAACCACTGGCACACGACCGAGCACTCGCTGATGAAGTACCTGTTCAAGATCCGGGACTTCCGGCCCGACCTGGTCATCGTCTGCCACAACATCAACGACCTGTACCGTTCCTTCTCCCCGCCCGAGTTCGCCCGGCCCGGCTACGAGCGGGACTACTCCCATTTCTACGGCCCGGTTTCCCGCATGGTGCAGACCTACTTTCAACGGCCGCCCGTCGTCCGCGTGCACCTGCAGTGCTTCCGCAGGCTGTCGGAGCTCTTCGGGCCGCGCCTTTTCTCCGACTTCCGCCGCCTGAAGGAAACCGACCGCGCCGACCTCGCCAGCCGGGATTCGTTCCGGCGCAACCTGGCGATGCTTGTGCGCGTGCTGAAGCAGGACGGCGTCCGCGTCGTGCTCGCGACGGAGCCCTCGCTCTACCGGCACGACCTGACCGCGGAGGAGGAGAAAAAACTCTGGATGAACAAGCAGTTCTGCGTGGTCGGGCCGCGGACCTACCTCGGCGCGGGCGCCATGGCGGACGGCATGGCGGAGTTCAACGCCATCATCAAGGAGGTGGCCCGCGAGGAGGGCGCGCCCCTCGTGGATCTCGACGCGGTCCTCCCGCGGACGCTGGAGTATTTCCGCGACGACTGCCACTACAACGAAAAGGGCCACGCCCTCGTCGCGAAGGCGCTCGGGGATTTCATCCTGGAAAACCGCCTGGCGGACGACTCCGCCCAGTGAGTTGCTCAACCACGGGCTCGCGGGAACTCGCCCCTCCAAGTCTCAAAATGAAAGACATGGAGGGCGGAGCTCCGCGACGCCGTTCCTTCCGCCGGCAGAGCGGCGGAACTACAGGCCTGATTTCAGCGCCCGCACCGCGATGTCCAGCGGGCCCTTGACCTCGGCCTCGTATTTCGCGATTGGCTTTTCCGCGCCGGCGACCTCCACGATCATCGGCCCGCCGGACTCGAGCTCGATGCGAAGCGGCGTGCCCTCAAAATAGCGGCCCTCGTACGGCCCCTCTTCGAGCCAGCCGTCGATCCGCAGCCGCCCGACACCCTCGCCGCGCACGGTCACGCGGTGGAGAGGGAGGCCCTTCTCCACGCCCCGCAGGGCGTTCCAGAAGGCGCCGGGCTGGGTCCGCAGGAACTCCGCCACGTCGCGGCGGGCCTGCTCGAAAAGCCCCGCCATCTGCGCGGGCGTCATATACTTCGCCATGCGGGTCGCCTGTGCCTGGTGGCCCCGGTGCTCGTCGGCGACATGCCGGAGCAAGGCGTCCGTGTAGAGGTCGGACCGCGCGAGCCACGGCTCCGGCTTGAGCGCGTGGTTGAGCAGCGCCTGGGCGGCCTCGACGTACAGGCGCCGGCCGGCCGGGTCCTTCATCAGGCCGTTCAGCACGTCGCCGCGCAGGCCGTAGATCGGAGGCAGCCCGCCGCTGTCGTCCATGCGGAAACCGAACGCGTCGTCGAGGTCCCACGCCATGAACGTCCACGCGGCCCCGTCGAGGCGGCGGTCGCGGACGAAGTAGCCCTGCCGGTTGTCCGTGAGACCGAGAAAATGCACCGAGGCCGCCCAGCGCATGAAGGCGGCGGGATCCATCAGGCGGGCGAACTCCGCCAGCGTCGGGACGCGGTCCGGATCGCGCCACAGGGTCTGCCAGGTCTTCCGGAACATCTCGTCGCTGCCGAGCTTGAGCGGGTTGGCGGTCTTTTCCTTGATCACGTCGAGGTCGAGGTGGCCGAACGCGTGCCGCAGGAAGGCCGGGTCCTGCGGATCTTCGAGCAGCAGGTAGACACCCATCGGTGTCTTGTTGACCTGGAAGAGGACGTGCCGGAAACGCGGGGAGATCAGACCGGTCGCCCGGAGGATGTCCAGCCCGAGGGCGTGCTTGATCAGGCTGCGCCCGGCGAGCACGAAGGCCGTGTGGGGCGACTCATCCTCCGCGCCGAAGACGCGGCCGGGCCACGCGGGCCGGCCGTACCGCGCGCGGCAGCTCAAGCGGAACGATTTTTTGACCTTCGCGATCCGCGTGGACCGGCCCTGCGGCCGCATGCCGACATCCGCCGACTGCGCGGTGCCGTCGGGGAAGATCAGGCAGGCGTGGGCCCGGCGCTCGCCCGCCGGGCCGCGCGCGTGGGGATTGGGCAGGATGCCGTTCATCGTGTGCGTGAAATCCGCCGGGCGCAGCGTGCACCACAGCAGCGGGATGTCCGGCGGCGCGCCGACATAATAGAAGCGGGTCACGGCCGCGCTGGGATGCGCCCCGTCCCGGAACGAACGGACGGTCACCGCCTGCGACCCGGTGACGACCAGGGCTTCGCCCGCCTGGGGGCTGTTTTCCGTCGGGACGTTGCCGTCGGTCGTGAAGCGCACCACGTCCCCCGGCTCGGCGGCCACCTTCACCACGGCGCCGGAGGCGACGAGGCCGCTCGGCAGCGAAAGCGTCGGGGGATTGAGCAGGGCCAATCCCCCGGGGCGGGGCGGGGCCACCCGGAACGACCCGCTCCCGGCGGGGTCACGCACGAATGCCTGACCGGGCTCCAACGCGGGAAAGGTCACGTAATCCAGCGGCACGCCGTGCGGCGAGTGCAGGCTGATCGTCTCGCCGGTCCGCTTGAGCTTGAACCCGGCGTGGAGGTCCTGCTCGCCGCCGCCGAAGGCGCGGTCCGCCCGCGTCAGCACCAACCGGTCCACGGACGTCGCGCCGCCCTTGAGGACGACATCCAAGCGGTGGTTTCCCTGCTTCAGGAGCCAGGCCCCGCCGGGCTCCCCCGGCGCCCGGGCGCGCGTGGCCAGGAAATACCGGGCCGGCCGCTCGGGCAGCGAGGCGCCGGCGACGCGATCCACCTGCACCTCCACGAGGCAGGGTTCCGCCGGTTTATGGATCAGCCAGACATCGTACAGGCCGGTTTCCGGCACGTAGATCCGGTGGGTCATGCGCGGCACGGCACCCGTGGAGGCCGTGGCATCGAAGACATAACCCGCCGGCGCGCCGGACTCGGGATGGATGTCCCAGTGTTCCTTGGTGCCCGCGACCGGGTTCTTCGCCCCCCAGTACGAGGAGACGCCGGACAACCCGTCCGCCCAGATCAGCAGCGTTTCGCCGGGCGGCAGGACCACGTCCGGAAGCCGCCACTTCGCCGGGCGGGCGGCGGTATCCGTCAGCATGAATCCCCGCAGCGGGACGGGCTCCGCCGAGCGGTTGTACAATTCGATCCAGTCCGCGGCCGCGCCGTCGCTCTTCACCGGGCCGCGCGGATCGGCGAGACCGATCTGCTGGATGACGACGGGCGACCACAGCGCGGAGGGCCGGATGCGCGCGACACCCGGGCGGGCGGCCTGGCGCCAGAGCGAGCGGAAATCCTGGTTCGAACGGGGCCTGGACAGGCCCGCGCGGCGTCCCAGCCACGCCGCCGCCGCGAGCGCCGCCAGGCAGAGCCCGACGCCGAGCAGCTTTCTGGCGGTACGGCCGTCCATGAATCAGACCAGCGAGCCCGGCGCGGAGAAGAAGACGTTGATCTTCCGGCACGGCACCTCGCGCTGGATGGACTGCTGGATTTCCGGCCAGTTGCCGGAGGGCGCGTGCGCGAAGGCGTAGTGGAGGCTCGTGGTGCCCTCGACCGACGCGATGCTTTCCAGGCGCAGCCCGCTGAAGTGGCGGCCCAGCAGCCCGTCCAGCGCGGCGCCCTGCCGGGAGTAGGTCTCGTCGTCGAGGTTCAGCAGCAGCACGCCCGAGCGGCGGTTGATCCAGCGCCGGCGCAGCGGGCCCCAGTGCCGGGCCAGGAGCAGGACGAACGCGACGGCGTAGAGGATCAGCACGAACAGGAAGTTGAACGTCGCCAGGCCGATCGAGCCGGCGATCAGGAGCATCAGGAACCCGATTTCCTCGGGCTCCTTGACGGGGGTGCGGAAGCGGATGATCGAGAGCGCGCCGAGCAGGCCGAGCGAAAGGGGCAGCGAGAGCTGGACGCAGATGAAGAGGAACGTGATGGACGGGCCGACGAGCAGGAACGACTTCTGGAGCTGGGAGCCCGTGGCGCGCCGCTCGTAGAAGAGCTCGTACATGAACTCCGCCGCGAGCGCCGCGGCCACCGAGGCCAGCATGCTCAAGAGGAAGCCCCCGAGTTCCAGGGACAGGCTCGCGCCCGCCGTCAACTGCTCCAGTAGTTTCTGCATGGTTTACCCCTCGCGCAACAACAGATGCCTGACACACTCCCCGTACTTGGAAAACGAGGCCCGCGTCACCGCCAGGGCCGCCGCCCCGGCCGGCAGGCGCGGGCCCTCCACCCCGGCCGGCCCCTTCACTTCCAGCACGGCCCAGTCGAGCATACCGGGTCCGCCCGGAAAGTAAAACGCGGGATTCGGATGCTCCGCGCCGATCGCGTAGTCCAGCGCGATCCGCGCCCCGCGGGCCATGTCCACGTACCGGCGGCGGACGTAGCGGATGACGCACACGGGCAGCACATTCGACGGCGCGCCGTGCAGCGGCCATTCGAGCAAAACGGTCGGGTCCACCGTTTTGCCCACCGCGAGCGGGTCGGCCTGCAGGGCGGCCAGGTCGAGGTCCAGCGTCCTGCGCTTCTTGAACGTGCGGGCGCCGGCCTTGCTCTTCAGCTCCAGGAACGCCTGCGCGCCCGCGGGGCGGCCGGCCTCGTCCGTGTACCAGCGCAGGCGGACCTTGTGCTTGTAGAACGTGCTCTGGCGCTTCTCCTCCACCGCGTCAAGCCAGGGCGTATCGTAGTAGAGGCTGCGGATGACGTTGTGCGCGAACCGCGGGTCGGGCGCGCAGACGTGGTCCAGCCAGTCCTTGAAAAACTCCGCCGCGTGGGCCGGCAGGATGTACTTGCGCTCCAGCCGCCCGGCGGGGGGCGCGGCGAGCGGGGGGCTAACCGGCGCGTTCATTCGGCCTTCAGCAACGCCCGGAGTTTCAACGCCAAAGAAGGGAAATCCACCGTCACAATATGCCATAGAATATCATGGTCGAGCATCTGTCGGAGCGAAACCGAGTCCTCACGCCGCGACATAGACTTCCTCCGCCTCTTGCAGCACCTCGCCCCGGAAGTACTTGCTCAAGCCAGCGGGCGTGTTCAAGTCCACGCGCCGCCCCAGCAGCACGGAGAGATCCTCCTGCAGGCGGACAAAAGCCAAGCCCACATGCACGCCGGGTTGAAATTCCACGAGCACATCCACATCGCTTTCCGGGCGGAAGTCGTTTCGGAGCACCGATCCGAAGAGCGCCAGGCGGCGGATGCCGTTGTGTATGCAAAAGGCCTTGAGCCTGTCGCGCGGTATTTCTATGCCGTGTACCATCATAACCGGTATTGCATCGCTTCAACTTCTTTCATCGGGCCATGGGGGCTGCTAATGGTGATTATGGGGATTGTTGCGCCGATTTTCAAGTCATCCAAAGAAGGCCTGAACCCGAAAAGACCCACGGCCGGACTGCACACGGCCATCACCGCCGAACCTCGTCCAAGGTGGCACGGGCATCCCGCCCGTCAATGGTAAAGCGGCCGGTGCCGTGGAGACGCCGCGCCCCCGCGGCGCTGTTGGCGGGCCGGGGGCGGCCCGCCTCCACCGTTTGCCCTTGACCCTCCAAGGCGATGCGCCGTTAATACTGCCCGCATGGAGACTCCATCCCAGCCGGCGCGCGTGTCCATCGTCATTCCGTCCTACAACAGCCGCCGGACCATCGACCTGTGCCTGGACGCCTTGAAAACGGCGGCAGCCCGGCCCGGCGTGGAGGTGATCCTGGTGGACAGCTCCACGGACGGCACGGACGCGCGGGTCCGCGAGCGCTACCCGTTTGTCCGCGTGATTCACCTCGACAAGCAAACCTGGCCCGGGCCGGGCCGGAACATCGGGGCGAAGGCGGCGGCTGGAGCCCTGCTGGCCTTCACGGACACCGATTGCGTGGTCGCGCCGGACTGGGCGGACGCGATCCTCGAATCCTTCGCGCGGCATCCGGAACAGGACGCGTGCGTGGGGATCGTGCGGAACCACAACCCGCGCGGCGCGGTGAGCTGGGGCTCGTTCCTGACGGAATTCAACGGCTACCTCGGCGGCGCGCGGAGGCCGACGCGGCACCTGCCTTCGTTTTCCACCGCGTTCCGCCGCGCGGCCTTCGAGAAGGCCGGCGGCTTCCCGGAGGACGTCGCCTGGCTGGAGGACATGATCCTGACCGAGGCGCTGCTGCGCATGGGCGCGAAGCTGTACGTCGAGCCGGCGATCCGGATCGCGCATCACAACCGCGACCGGCTGCGGGAGTTCCTGCGCCACCAGTACCACCTGGGGCGGTTCTTCGCGCACAGCCGGTTCCGCGGGAATCTCCCCGGCTCGCGCGTGCTGCGCGCGACGGCGTTTTCCATCCCTGCGCTCGCGGCCTGGCGCGCGCTGCGGGCTTTCGAGCGGACGTTCCGCGCCCGGCCGGCCTGGGGGTTGCTCCTGCTGCTCCTGTCCCCGCTCTACCTGGCGGGCATGATCGCGTGGATGGCCGGCGTCCGGCTCGGGCGGAAGGATTGCGCCTAGATCTCGCTGGGATACGGCAGGGCCGGCACCGGCAGATGTCCCTCCGGCGGCGGGCGATACCCCACGGGCCGGGCCAAGGTCAGGACCAGGAGACCCGCGATGCGGTTCCAGCTCAAGGGGCCGACGTCGTAAATGGGGATGAGCAGGATCAGCAGGCTGCCGACCAGGACCTGGACCGGCGCGCGGCTTCCCCAGACGAGCCAGGTCCAGAGCATGATCGGGATGGCCATGACGTAGTGGTGCTCGAAGACCTGCGGCGACAGGAAGAAGCTCATGACGAGCGTGTCCATCACCTGCTCGTAGAAATAGAACTCGCGCGCCCACGCGCCCTCCGCGCCGGGCTGACGCCGCAAGGGCCGCAGCTCGCGCTCGCGGCGGGCCATGCGCAGGAGCATCCAGCCCAACGCCGCGCACAGGAAGAGGCCCCACAGCGCATTCTCGTATTCGACCGCGTCGAACAGCTTGAGGATATTCTTGGCGATGGCGTGGAGGCTGTTGTCGCGAAAGAACGAGCCGATCGGCGGGTCGGAGATGTAGCCCAGGAACTTCTGCCAGACGTCCCACCCGCTCGCCCAGCACTGGGCCAGGAAGATCAGGACGGTGAACAGGCCCGCCCACAGGATAGGCCGCCAGCGCCAGACCAAGAGCAGGGGCAGGCCGAGGATGGCGGGATAGAGCTTCATGTGGAAGCCGACGCCCAGGGCCAGGCCGGCCAGCCACGGGAGGCGCTCGCTGAAGAGCAGGATGACCAGGATGCTGTTGACGAGCCAGAGGTTCGGCTGGTGGAAGCCGAGCAGGCGGAGCAGCGGCACGTTGAAGAGCAGCAGGAAGCCCGAAGCCAGCGCCGCCGCGCGGCGGTCCATCTTCAGCCGCCGGCCCCAGGCGTACGTAAGCCAGTAAAGGATCATCAGCATCGTGAACTGCGCGCACTGGAACGTGTAGAACACGATGTGGTCCAGCGTCTGGCGGTGGGAGCCGTCCATGGCGCGCGTGTAAGGATAGAAATGATCCGCCAGCCAGCGCCACCCGGCCATCAGCTGGGACAGGGCCGGCGGGTACCAGTAGATCGGCGAGACATTCGGGTTCCCCGAGTACGGGTCGCCATGCAGCACCTGCGAGATCATGCCGTTGTACCAGGCGCCATAGTCATAGGACGGCTTGGCGAATTTCTCGAATAGGCTCAAGTAGACGAAGCCCAGCACGAGGAATACCGCCAGGGGATAAAAACCCTGCTTCCATTGCCGGAACCACGGCCAGAGCACGACGCCGATGGCGAGGAGCGCCACGGCATGCGTGAAGGAATACATTTCGAAGACGCGGAACGCCGCGCCGTAGGAGTACCGAACAAACACGGGGCTCCACATCCAGAGCCGCAGCGCCGCCCAATCGGCGGTCCACCACAGGACCAGCGCCAAGGCCGCCCGCCGAGCGAGTTTCAATGTTGCTTCCTGCGGCATCGTCAACCCCCGCGGCTGTCTACATGAAGACCGCATTGTAACGGAGGAATCGTTGAATGCAAGCAACCAGCCTTTCGCGACAGCAACCAGCCTTTCGCCTGGGGGCTCAACAGCAGGCTCGTAGCGCCTGCTGTACAGCCGGGACTGCGAACCCGCGGTGAATCGGACGCTATGAAAGGCAGGCGACGGCTCATCTTGCCTTTGCCGTGCGTTCTGCTATAAACCGGGCATGAATTCCCGCAGCCGAGAGGTTTCCCGCGAGAAACTCCTGCGCGGTCCGGCAGATCCCGCGCTGGGCGGGATCTCGCTGGTCTTCCCGGTCTACAACGAGTCGTTCATCATCGAGACCACGCTGCGGAACTACATCGCGGAGCTCGGGGAGCGGGTGCCGGACCTGGAAGTGGTCGTGGCCGAGGACGGCAGCACGGACGACACGAAGGGGGTGCTGGAGCGGCTGGAGAAGGAACTGCCGATCCGGCTGTTCATGAGCGACGAGCGCAAGGGCTACCAGCGCGCCGTGATCGACGCGGTGGCCCACGCGACCAAGCCCTGGGTGTTCGTGGTGGACTCGGACTACCAGTTCGCCGCCATCGATTTCTGGCGGCTCGAGCCGCTCCGGAAGGACCACGATATCATCCTGGGCATGAAGGCCCCGCGGCGGGACCCGTTCTACCGGGTATGGCTGTCCTGGGGATACAACTTCCTGCTCCGGCTCTTTTTCAAGCTGCCCTACCGCGACATGGACACCGGGTTCCGGCTGATCCGGCGCGAGGCGCTGGAGAAGCTGGCGCCCGAGGTGAAGTACATGTCCTTCTTCACGGCGGAATTCGTGGTCCGGGCGCACTATGCGGGCTACAAGATCATCGAGGTGCCGGTCCCCCACTACGAGCGGAAGATCGGCAGCACCACGATCTTCTTCATCTCCAAGCTGTTCTGGATCTGCCTGTCGCAGTTCGTGGGGCTCTTCCGGCTGCGGAAGGAACTGATGAGCCGGAAGCAAATGAGCACGCAGCCATAATCGGCGTCGCGGCAGCTCCGCCCTCCAACGGTCTTTTGGAGGATCGAGCTCCCGCGAGACCGAGCCTCGCCGTGGAAGAGCCTACTTCCGGCCTTCGCGGAGGTACCACTCGATGGTCCGGCGCAGTCCCTCTTCGAACCCGACCTGCGCCTTGAAGCCGAACAGGCGCTCCGCGCGGCTCGTGTCCAATCCGCGCCGCGGCTGGCCGTCGGGCTTGGAGGCATCCCACTCGACCCGGCCCTTGAAGCCGACCAGGCGGTTGATCAGGGCCACCAGGTCCTTGATGCTGATCTCCATGCCGCTGCCGATGTTGACGGGCTCGGTGCCGTCGTAGCACTCCATGGCAAGCACAATGGCCCGGGCGCAATCCTCGACAAACAAAAATTCGCGCGTGGCGGTTCCTGTGCCCCAGCAGACCATGTGGTCGGTCCCGCTCTCCTTCGCCTCCAGCGCCTTGCGGATCAAGGCCGGGATCACGTGGGAGCTCTGGGGATTAAAATTGTCGCGGGGCCCGTACAAGTTGACCGGCAGCAGGAAAATACCCTTGAACCCGTATTCCTGGCGGTAGGCCTGCAACTGGACCAGCAGCATCTTCTTGGCCAGCCCGTACGGGGCGTTGGTCTCCTCGGGATAGCCGATCCACAAGTTCTCCTCCTGGAATGGAACGGGCGTGAACTTGGGATAGGCGCAAACCGTTCCCATCACCATCATTTTCTGAACGTCGCGCAGGCGGCATTCCTCGATCATCTGGATGCCCATGATGGCGTTATCGTAAAAAAACTTCCCGGGGTGCGCGCGGTTGGCGCCGATACCGCCCACGACGGCGGCGATATGCAGGACGACCTGGGGACGGACGGCATCCAAACACCGCGCAATATCCTCGTGACGACGCAGGTCGTATTCCTTCTCGGTCGGCACCCAGAGATCGAGAGCGCCGCGACGGCGGAGTTCATCTACCACATGGCTCCCGACAAAGCCGTGCCCCCCCGTCACCAGAACCCGCTTCCCCGACCAGAAACTCATGTCCCCCCGTCTCCTTGTAGCACGCGAACAACGGCCACAATAACCACCTTTTCAACGACATGTTACAGGATAACGGACCAGGAAGTCACCCCTATTCTTGCCAGCACTCAAGGCGAACGCAGCAGGTCCATGGCGGCGCGGCCGATCAGTTCGGCGGCCACGCGGTTCCCTTTCGGGGTCCAGTGCCCGTACTTGGGCCGCCCGCCGGGATAGGTGTTCGGGCCCGGTTGGCCGGCGGGTGTCGCGCTCATGTCGAGCAGAGGGATGTTCTCGCGGCGGCACAGCTCCGTGAGGCCCTCGTCCGCGGAGATGAGCACCAGCAGCATTTTCCCGTCGGCCTCCTCGAAGAGCGCCTTGACCAGCGCCTCGGTGGGATCCTCGCCCGCCGTCCCGGCGAG
This window encodes:
- a CDS encoding DUF4956 domain-containing protein gives rise to the protein MQKLLEQLTAGASLSLELGGFLLSMLASVAAALAAEFMYELFYERRATGSQLQKSFLLVGPSITFLFICVQLSLPLSLGLLGALSIIRFRTPVKEPEEIGFLMLLIAGSIGLATFNFLFVLILYAVAFVLLLARHWGPLRRRWINRRSGVLLLNLDDETYSRQGAALDGLLGRHFSGLRLESIASVEGTTSLHYAFAHAPSGNWPEIQQSIQREVPCRKINVFFSAPGSLV
- a CDS encoding CotH kinase family protein; amino-acid sequence: MDGRTARKLLGVGLCLAALAAAAWLGRRAGLSRPRSNQDFRSLWRQAARPGVARIRPSALWSPVVIQQIGLADPRGPVKSDGAAADWIELYNRSAEPVPLRGFMLTDTAARPAKWRLPDVVLPPGETLLIWADGLSGVSSYWGAKNPVAGTKEHWDIHPESGAPAGYVFDATASTGAVPRMTHRIYVPETGLYDVWLIHKPAEPCLVEVQVDRVAGASLPERPARYFLATRARAPGEPGGAWLLKQGNHRLDVVLKGGATSVDRLVLTRADRAFGGGEQDLHAGFKLKRTGETISLHSPHGVPLDYVTFPALEPGQAFVRDPAGSGSFRVAPPRPGGLALLNPPTLSLPSGLVASGAVVKVAAEPGDVVRFTTDGNVPTENSPQAGEALVVTGSQAVTVRSFRDGAHPSAAVTRFYYVGAPPDIPLLWCTLRPADFTHTMNGILPNPHARGPAGERRAHACLIFPDGTAQSADVGMRPQGRSTRIAKVKKSFRLSCRARYGRPAWPGRVFGAEDESPHTAFVLAGRSLIKHALGLDILRATGLISPRFRHVLFQVNKTPMGVYLLLEDPQDPAFLRHAFGHLDLDVIKEKTANPLKLGSDEMFRKTWQTLWRDPDRVPTLAEFARLMDPAAFMRWAASVHFLGLTDNRQGYFVRDRRLDGAAWTFMAWDLDDAFGFRMDDSGGLPPIYGLRGDVLNGLMKDPAGRRLYVEAAQALLNHALKPEPWLARSDLYTDALLRHVADEHRGHQAQATRMAKYMTPAQMAGLFEQARRDVAEFLRTQPGAFWNALRGVEKGLPLHRVTVRGEGVGRLRIDGWLEEGPYEGRYFEGTPLRIELESGGPMIVEVAGAEKPIAKYEAEVKGPLDIAVRALKSGL
- a CDS encoding polyphosphate polymerase domain-containing protein; the encoded protein is MNAPVSPPLAAPPAGRLERKYILPAHAAEFFKDWLDHVCAPDPRFAHNVIRSLYYDTPWLDAVEEKRQSTFYKHKVRLRWYTDEAGRPAGAQAFLELKSKAGARTFKKRRTLDLDLAALQADPLAVGKTVDPTVLLEWPLHGAPSNVLPVCVIRYVRRRYVDMARGARIALDYAIGAEHPNPAFYFPGGPGMLDWAVLEVKGPAGVEGPRLPAGAAALAVTRASFSKYGECVRHLLLREG
- a CDS encoding SGNH/GDSL hydrolase family protein; the encoded protein is PVLNFFFTESRLKHPPGPDVVVTPRAKRIGGAILAVIVLALLEFVARRRMKVEMTIGEYDPYLQNALAPGTNLHVNGLGFRGEEIVPEKELGALRIFYLGGSTFLGASVTFEETHPRLLEKRLRQQFPGRRIEVQNAANHWHTTEHSLMKYLFKIRDFRPDLVIVCHNINDLYRSFSPPEFARPGYERDYSHFYGPVSRMVQTYFQRPPVVRVHLQCFRRLSELFGPRLFSDFRRLKETDRADLASRDSFRRNLAMLVRVLKQDGVRVVLATEPSLYRHDLTAEEEKKLWMNKQFCVVGPRTYLGAGAMADGMAEFNAIIKEVAREEGAPLVDLDAVLPRTLEYFRDDCHYNEKGHALVAKALGDFILENRLADDSAQ
- a CDS encoding GDP-L-fucose synthase; translation: MSFWSGKRVLVTGGHGFVGSHVVDELRRRGALDLWVPTEKEYDLRRHEDIARCLDAVRPQVVLHIAAVVGGIGANRAHPGKFFYDNAIMGIQMIEECRLRDVQKMMVMGTVCAYPKFTPVPFQEENLWIGYPEETNAPYGLAKKMLLVQLQAYRQEYGFKGIFLLPVNLYGPRDNFNPQSSHVIPALIRKALEAKESGTDHMVCWGTGTATREFLFVEDCARAIVLAMECYDGTEPVNIGSGMEISIKDLVALINRLVGFKGRVEWDASKPDGQPRRGLDTSRAERLFGFKAQVGFEEGLRRTIEWYLREGRK
- a CDS encoding nucleotidyltransferase family protein, whose protein sequence is MVHGIEIPRDRLKAFCIHNGIRRLALFGSVLRNDFRPESDVDVLVEFQPGVHVGLAFVRLQEDLSVLLGRRVDLNTPAGLSKYFRGEVLQEAEEVYVAA
- a CDS encoding DUF2029 domain-containing protein is translated as MKLARRAALALVLWWTADWAALRLWMWSPVFVRYSYGAAFRVFEMYSFTHAVALLAIGVVLWPWFRQWKQGFYPLAVFLVLGFVYLSLFEKFAKPSYDYGAWYNGMISQVLHGDPYSGNPNVSPIYWYPPALSQLMAGWRWLADHFYPYTRAMDGSHRQTLDHIVFYTFQCAQFTMLMILYWLTYAWGRRLKMDRRAAALASGFLLLFNVPLLRLLGFHQPNLWLVNSILVILLFSERLPWLAGLALGVGFHMKLYPAILGLPLLLVWRWRPILWAGLFTVLIFLAQCWASGWDVWQKFLGYISDPPIGSFFRDNSLHAIAKNILKLFDAVEYENALWGLFLCAALGWMLLRMARRERELRPLRRQPGAEGAWAREFYFYEQVMDTLVMSFFLSPQVFEHHYVMAIPIMLWTWLVWGSRAPVQVLVGSLLILLIPIYDVGPLSWNRIAGLLVLTLARPVGYRPPPEGHLPVPALPYPSEI
- a CDS encoding glycosyltransferase is translated as METPSQPARVSIVIPSYNSRRTIDLCLDALKTAAARPGVEVILVDSSTDGTDARVRERYPFVRVIHLDKQTWPGPGRNIGAKAAAGALLAFTDTDCVVAPDWADAILESFARHPEQDACVGIVRNHNPRGAVSWGSFLTEFNGYLGGARRPTRHLPSFSTAFRRAAFEKAGGFPEDVAWLEDMILTEALLRMGAKLYVEPAIRIAHHNRDRLREFLRHQYHLGRFFAHSRFRGNLPGSRVLRATAFSIPALAAWRALRAFERTFRARPAWGLLLLLLSPLYLAGMIAWMAGVRLGRKDCA
- a CDS encoding glycosyltransferase family 2 protein translates to MNSRSREVSREKLLRGPADPALGGISLVFPVYNESFIIETTLRNYIAELGERVPDLEVVVAEDGSTDDTKGVLERLEKELPIRLFMSDERKGYQRAVIDAVAHATKPWVFVVDSDYQFAAIDFWRLEPLRKDHDIILGMKAPRRDPFYRVWLSWGYNFLLRLFFKLPYRDMDTGFRLIRREALEKLAPEVKYMSFFTAEFVVRAHYAGYKIIEVPVPHYERKIGSTTIFFISKLFWICLSQFVGLFRLRKELMSRKQMSTQP